A single Deltaproteobacteria bacterium DNA region contains:
- the murJ gene encoding murein biosynthesis integral membrane protein MurJ, whose protein sequence is MSEESTARELGRVAKATGIVGSMTLLSRFSGLARDIVIGYLLGARSSADAFFVAFRIPNLLRRLTAEGALSAGFVPVLSQILANQGRREAIEASRVLMTFAVLVLLVVTAAGVLLPGPLTWLFAPGFSAAPEKFSLTVRLVRIMFPSIFFLSLVALCMGYLNTFRHFMAPALAPVLQNLSIIAAAFLLIPLLSQPVMSLAYGVLLGGAAQLALQLPFLRRHGFSWMPSTNFRSPALSRFLWLMGPAVIGAAVYQLNVLVSTILASLLEPGSVSYLYYADRLLQFPLGVFAVALGTAALPSFSSLAARQDVDGLRTTLGYSLRMVNFISLPSALGLMVVAVPAFSLLFQRGAFGPADVAASARALIFLALGLWAISATRVLVPIFHAMQDTRTPMRVALCTFVLNFLLSLALMGPVGTAGAGNAFAGAVAGLGGSIGVLSLSYAGLALANSLSATFQFAVLLWLMTRRLGSFAWRDYGSSLWRNFAAATVMAGSLALVAGRVPWGSATLFAQIPIFVGLLAGGVVLYAAAANLLRSPDWPLARKMGISLLERLPILHARK, encoded by the coding sequence ATGAGTGAGGAGTCAACGGCGAGAGAGCTGGGCCGGGTCGCGAAAGCCACGGGGATCGTGGGCTCGATGACCCTGTTGAGCCGTTTCTCCGGCCTTGCCAGGGATATCGTCATCGGCTACCTGCTGGGGGCGCGGAGTTCCGCCGACGCATTCTTCGTCGCCTTCCGGATTCCCAACCTGTTGCGGCGGTTGACCGCCGAGGGCGCCTTGTCCGCCGGCTTCGTGCCGGTCCTGTCCCAGATCCTCGCCAACCAGGGGCGCCGGGAAGCGATCGAGGCGAGCCGCGTGCTCATGACCTTCGCCGTGCTCGTCCTCCTGGTGGTGACCGCCGCCGGCGTGCTCTTGCCGGGGCCGTTGACCTGGCTGTTCGCACCGGGTTTCTCCGCCGCGCCCGAGAAGTTCTCCCTCACGGTCCGGCTGGTCCGCATCATGTTCCCCAGCATCTTCTTCCTGAGCCTCGTGGCGCTGTGCATGGGGTACCTGAACACGTTCCGCCACTTCATGGCGCCGGCGCTGGCGCCGGTGCTGCAGAACCTGTCCATCATCGCCGCGGCCTTTCTGCTGATCCCGCTGCTGTCGCAGCCGGTCATGAGCCTGGCCTACGGAGTCCTGCTGGGCGGGGCCGCGCAACTCGCGTTGCAGCTTCCTTTCCTGCGACGGCACGGCTTCTCCTGGATGCCCAGCACGAACTTCCGCAGCCCCGCGCTCTCCAGGTTTCTGTGGCTCATGGGTCCGGCCGTCATCGGCGCCGCCGTCTATCAGTTGAACGTGCTGGTCAGCACCATCCTGGCCTCGTTGCTGGAGCCTGGAAGCGTTTCCTATCTCTACTATGCTGACCGTTTGCTGCAGTTCCCGCTGGGGGTGTTCGCCGTGGCCCTCGGCACGGCCGCGCTGCCGAGCTTCTCCTCGCTGGCGGCGCGTCAGGACGTGGATGGGCTGCGCACGACCCTGGGCTACTCGCTACGGATGGTGAACTTCATCTCGCTGCCGTCCGCCCTGGGGTTGATGGTCGTCGCGGTGCCCGCGTTCTCCCTCCTGTTCCAACGGGGCGCGTTCGGCCCCGCCGACGTCGCCGCCAGCGCTCGCGCGCTGATTTTCCTGGCACTGGGCCTGTGGGCCATCTCCGCCACGCGCGTTCTCGTGCCGATCTTCCACGCCATGCAGGATACGAGAACGCCGATGCGGGTGGCGCTCTGCACCTTCGTGTTGAACTTCCTTCTGAGTCTGGCCTTGATGGGACCGGTGGGAACGGCCGGGGCAGGCAACGCGTTCGCCGGGGCGGTGGCGGGCCTCGGCGGGAGTATCGGGGTGCTGAGTCTGTCCTACGCCGGGCTCGCGTTGGCCAACTCGCTGTCGGCGACGTTCCAGTTCGCGGTGCTCTTGTGGCTCATGACGCGGCGCCTCGGGAGCTTCGCCTGGAGAGACTACGGGTCGTCCCTTTGGCGCAATTTCGCCGCCGCCACCGTTATGGCGGGCTCCCTGGCTCTGGTGGCGGGACGGGTTCCGTGGGGATCGGCGACGTTGTTCGCGCAGATTCCCATCTTCGTGGGGCTGCTTGCGGGTGGAGTCGTGCTTTACGCTGCGGCCGCCAATCTCTTGCGCAGTCCGGACTGGCCGCTCGCTCGGAAGATGGGAATCTCCTTGCTCGAGAGACTCCCGATCCTCCACGCGAGGAAGTGA
- the rpsT gene encoding 30S ribosomal protein S20 codes for MANHKSAIKRHKQSVQRHMRNQAFRSRVRTLVKKTRVAIGSKDPAAIAEKIKEVNGLLDKAVLKGVLKRNTASRTMARLARAAHQAASS; via the coding sequence TTGGCGAACCACAAGTCGGCCATCAAACGGCACAAGCAAAGCGTGCAACGCCATATGCGCAACCAGGCGTTTCGCTCCCGGGTCCGCACCTTGGTCAAGAAGACCCGGGTGGCGATCGGGAGCAAGGACCCCGCTGCCATCGCGGAGAAGATCAAGGAAGTGAACGGGCTGCTCGACAAGGCCGTGCTCAAGGGCGTGCTCAAGCGCAACACGGCCTCGCGCACGATGGCGCGGCTGGCGCGGGCGGCGCATCAGGCCGCTTCCTCGTAG
- a CDS encoding LptE family protein, with protein sequence MPGRRALRLALALAAALLASACGYSFVGSGSGLPEGVRTVYLDRFLNKTRVTGLEHGVGLALRRELAGAERPRVVDRFEDADAVLSGVIRHYGTRNLSVDGADRVLQSEARLDAEVTLRRRASREVLWPRQVVRLREVYAGARGAVVPGSGEFLRDALDAADVGRMSDAVIAESSRMAARERLLLRLARVIRQRMAEGF encoded by the coding sequence TTGCCCGGCCGGCGCGCCTTGCGGTTGGCGTTGGCGCTGGCGGCGGCGCTCCTGGCGAGCGCCTGCGGCTACAGTTTCGTGGGTTCCGGCTCGGGATTGCCGGAGGGTGTCCGAACCGTATACCTCGATCGTTTCCTCAACAAGACCCGCGTCACCGGGCTGGAGCACGGGGTGGGGCTGGCGTTGCGGCGGGAGCTCGCCGGCGCGGAGCGGCCGCGGGTGGTGGACCGATTCGAGGATGCGGATGCGGTCCTTTCGGGAGTGATCCGGCACTACGGTACCCGGAACCTGTCGGTGGACGGAGCGGACCGGGTGCTGCAGTCGGAAGCTCGACTCGACGCCGAGGTCACCCTGCGGCGGCGGGCGTCGCGGGAAGTCTTGTGGCCGCGGCAGGTGGTGCGGTTGCGGGAAGTCTACGCGGGCGCCCGCGGGGCGGTGGTCCCCGGTTCCGGCGAATTTCTGCGCGACGCACTGGATGCCGCCGACGTCGGCCGTATGAGCGACGCCGTGATCGCGGAGAGTTCTCGAATGGCTGCGAGGGAACGGTTGCTGCTGCGGCTGGCTCGTGTCATCCGGCAGCGGATGGCGGAGGGGTTCTGA
- the leuS gene encoding leucine--tRNA ligase, with amino-acid sequence MIEKYDFWKIEEKWQSEWEREDSFRVGEDSPLPKYYLLEMFPYPSGRIHMGHVRNYSIGDVIARYKRMRGFNVLHPMGWDAFGLPAENAAIANKVHPARWTVDNIDYMRSQLKKMGFSYDWTRELATCDADYYRWEQLFFLEMLKRGLAYKRSSAVNWCTGCETVLANEQVVDGVCWRCEQEVVMRELPQWFFRITDYADELLAACDDLAGGWPDKVLTMQRNWIGKSIGAEIRFPLVDRESDLTVFTTRQDTIYGATFVSLAAEHPLALELAEGTPQQQAVQEFAGHVKRMSHSRRDDAEMEKEGVFTGSYCVNPFTEEKIPIYVANFVLMEYGTGAVMAVPAHDQRDFEFARKYDLPVRPVIHPAGATLAAEDMTEAFVADGVMADSGPFSGSGSAEGRARIAAYLEEKGWGKGTVRYRLRDWGISRQRYWGAPIPVVYCDRCGMVPVPADELPVRLPTNVEFTGAGGSPLANLPEFHEAACPTCKGTARRETDTMDTFVESSWYFARYACPDEDRQPLDRERANYWMAVDQYVGGVEHAVLHLLYARFFTRVLRDMGWLAVDEPFSNLLTQGMVIKDGAKMSKSKNNVVDPDELIQRYGADTARLFTLFAAPPEKDLDWSDQGVEGAHRFLNRVWRFAMRHGERLADVAADAGAEPAAEGLKELRRRIHWTIKKVTDDVERFHFNTAIAAVMELHNAVNALSEEELRSDGNAALAKAALETEVVLMAPFVPHVASELWQRLGHRESLADVAWPEHSEAALVQETRLIVVQVNGKLRGKISVPADAAGEDVESAALADPKVAGFLDGRPIKRVIQVPGRLVNIVIGG; translated from the coding sequence ATGATCGAGAAGTACGACTTCTGGAAGATCGAAGAGAAGTGGCAGAGCGAGTGGGAGCGCGAGGACAGCTTCCGGGTGGGCGAAGACTCGCCCCTCCCCAAGTACTACCTGCTGGAGATGTTCCCCTACCCGTCGGGGCGCATCCACATGGGACACGTGCGCAACTACTCCATCGGCGACGTCATCGCGCGCTACAAGCGCATGCGCGGTTTCAACGTGCTCCATCCCATGGGATGGGACGCCTTCGGCCTGCCCGCGGAGAACGCGGCCATCGCCAACAAGGTGCATCCGGCCCGCTGGACCGTGGACAACATCGACTACATGCGCTCCCAGCTCAAGAAGATGGGCTTCAGCTACGACTGGACCCGGGAGCTGGCCACGTGCGACGCCGACTACTACCGTTGGGAGCAGTTGTTCTTTCTGGAGATGCTCAAGCGCGGTCTCGCCTACAAGCGCAGCTCGGCGGTCAACTGGTGCACCGGCTGCGAGACGGTTCTGGCCAACGAGCAGGTGGTGGACGGCGTCTGCTGGCGCTGCGAGCAGGAAGTGGTCATGCGCGAGCTGCCGCAGTGGTTCTTCCGCATCACCGACTACGCCGATGAACTGCTGGCGGCGTGCGACGATCTCGCGGGCGGGTGGCCCGACAAGGTCCTCACCATGCAGCGCAACTGGATCGGAAAGTCCATCGGCGCCGAGATCCGCTTCCCGCTGGTGGACCGGGAGAGCGACCTCACCGTCTTCACCACCCGTCAGGACACCATCTACGGCGCCACCTTCGTCTCACTGGCGGCGGAGCATCCGCTGGCCCTGGAACTCGCCGAGGGGACGCCGCAGCAACAGGCGGTCCAGGAGTTCGCCGGACACGTGAAGCGCATGAGCCATTCCCGGCGCGACGACGCGGAAATGGAGAAGGAGGGCGTTTTCACCGGCTCGTACTGCGTCAACCCGTTCACCGAGGAAAAGATCCCCATCTACGTGGCCAACTTCGTGCTGATGGAGTACGGCACGGGCGCGGTCATGGCGGTGCCGGCCCACGACCAGCGGGACTTCGAGTTCGCCCGGAAGTACGACCTTCCGGTGCGCCCGGTCATCCATCCGGCCGGGGCCACCCTGGCGGCCGAGGACATGACCGAGGCCTTCGTGGCCGACGGCGTGATGGCCGACAGCGGCCCCTTCAGCGGCTCGGGCAGCGCCGAGGGCCGCGCCCGCATCGCCGCCTACCTTGAGGAGAAAGGCTGGGGCAAGGGCACCGTCCGCTATCGGCTGCGCGATTGGGGCATCTCCCGCCAGCGTTACTGGGGCGCGCCCATCCCGGTGGTCTATTGCGACCGCTGCGGCATGGTGCCGGTACCGGCGGACGAGTTGCCGGTGCGGCTCCCCACCAACGTGGAGTTCACGGGGGCCGGGGGCTCGCCGCTGGCGAACCTCCCGGAGTTCCACGAGGCCGCCTGCCCCACGTGCAAGGGGACGGCCCGCCGAGAGACCGATACCATGGACACGTTCGTGGAATCGTCGTGGTACTTCGCGCGCTACGCCTGCCCCGACGAGGACCGGCAACCGCTGGACCGGGAGCGGGCCAACTACTGGATGGCCGTGGACCAGTACGTCGGCGGCGTCGAGCACGCGGTGCTGCATCTGCTGTACGCGCGTTTTTTCACCCGCGTCCTGCGGGACATGGGCTGGCTCGCCGTGGACGAGCCCTTCAGCAACCTGTTGACCCAGGGCATGGTCATCAAGGACGGCGCCAAGATGTCCAAGTCCAAGAACAACGTGGTGGACCCGGACGAGCTGATCCAGCGCTACGGCGCGGATACCGCGCGTCTGTTCACGCTGTTCGCGGCCCCGCCCGAGAAGGACCTGGACTGGAGCGACCAGGGCGTCGAGGGAGCGCACCGCTTCCTGAACCGGGTGTGGCGCTTCGCCATGCGCCACGGCGAGCGCCTGGCGGACGTCGCGGCCGATGCCGGCGCCGAGCCGGCGGCCGAAGGGCTCAAGGAACTGCGCCGGCGCATCCACTGGACCATCAAGAAGGTCACCGACGACGTCGAGCGATTCCACTTCAACACGGCCATCGCGGCCGTGATGGAGCTTCACAACGCCGTAAACGCGTTGAGCGAGGAAGAGCTTCGATCGGACGGCAATGCCGCGCTGGCGAAGGCCGCGCTGGAGACCGAGGTCGTGCTCATGGCGCCGTTCGTGCCGCACGTGGCAAGCGAGTTGTGGCAGCGCCTGGGACACCGCGAGTCCCTGGCGGACGTGGCTTGGCCCGAACACTCCGAGGCCGCCCTCGTGCAGGAGACCCGGCTCATCGTCGTCCAGGTGAACGGCAAGCTGCGCGGCAAGATCTCCGTGCCGGCCGACGCCGCCGGGGAGGACGTCGAGTCGGCCGCGCTGGCGGACCCGAAGGTGGCGGGCTTCCTGGACGGCCGCCCCATCAAGCGGGTCATCCAGGTGCCCGGGCGCCTGGTCAACATCGTGATCGGGGGCTGA
- the nusB gene encoding transcription antitermination factor NusB yields the protein MAGIRRKARELALQVLYQMEITGEPAPTGPESFWGHFPSRPEARDFAQRLIAGTSARRDEIDVLIGNALEHWKLERMSKVDLIILRLATYELLFCPDIPLNVSIDEAIEIGNRYGSDDSPAFINGVLDQVAHANGLKEIETKESERPEP from the coding sequence ATGGCAGGCATTCGCCGCAAGGCTAGGGAGCTGGCGTTGCAGGTGCTCTACCAGATGGAGATCACCGGCGAACCGGCCCCCACCGGTCCGGAAAGCTTCTGGGGCCACTTCCCGTCGCGCCCCGAGGCGCGGGATTTCGCGCAGCGCCTGATCGCCGGCACCTCGGCGCGCCGCGACGAGATCGACGTCCTCATCGGGAACGCCCTCGAGCACTGGAAGCTTGAGCGCATGTCGAAGGTGGATCTGATCATCCTGCGGCTCGCCACCTACGAGCTGCTCTTCTGTCCGGACATCCCGCTGAACGTGAGCATCGACGAAGCCATCGAGATCGGCAACCGCTACGGGTCGGACGATTCCCCCGCCTTCATCAACGGAGTGCTCGACCAGGTAGCCCATGCCAACGGGCTCAAGGAGATCGAGACCAAGGAGAGCGAGCGGCCGGAACCATGA
- the ribE gene encoding 6,7-dimethyl-8-ribityllumazine synthase encodes MRVIEGKLDATGMRFGIIASRFNSFITERLLQGAVDGLRRHGADVDGNVDVAWVPGAFEISFCAHTMAASGRYDALICVGAVIRGDTPHFDYICGEASRGVGNAMNQHGVPIAFGLLTTNTVEQAVDRAGAKMGNKGFEAAVTAIEMASLGKQLA; translated from the coding sequence ATGCGAGTGATCGAAGGAAAACTGGACGCCACGGGGATGCGCTTCGGCATCATCGCCAGCCGCTTCAACAGTTTCATTACCGAGCGGCTTCTTCAGGGCGCCGTGGACGGCTTGAGGCGGCACGGCGCCGACGTGGACGGGAACGTCGATGTCGCATGGGTCCCGGGTGCCTTCGAGATCTCGTTCTGCGCTCACACGATGGCGGCCAGCGGCAGGTACGACGCGCTGATCTGCGTCGGCGCGGTCATCCGCGGCGACACCCCCCACTTCGACTACATCTGCGGGGAAGCCTCCCGCGGCGTGGGCAACGCCATGAACCAGCACGGCGTTCCCATTGCCTTCGGCCTGCTCACCACCAACACGGTGGAGCAGGCGGTGGACCGCGCCGGCGCGAAGATGGGCAACAAGGGGTTCGAGGCCGCGGTGACGGCCATCGAGATGGCGAGCCTGGGCAAGCAGCTCGCCTGA
- the ribA gene encoding GTP cyclohydrolase II, with protein sequence MSLTPIEEISEELRQGRPVLLVDEPSDDGVGFVCMPAEKVTPESVNFMLRHARGVLYLALHPSYMVRLGFRAEEPANLVPGHAPVGAPVGANSVLGLEVSAAGRAHTIHACVRPDAGSRDFVMPGNVLPVQAGEGGVLARAGAAEASVDLATLCGLQPAAAFCQVLSEDGAVAVGPRLREFAHAHDLRMVSIVDLIAHRLRREATIRRVWEEDFPSIHGRSFKAILYRTNLDPFEHMALVKGDVSGCDNVLVRVHSECLTGDVFSSERCDCGDQLRAALRLIDQEESGAIVYMHQEGRGIGLTNKIKAYALQDQGRDTAEANLELGFDVDLRDYGVAAEILRNLGIQCMRLLTNNPRKIVSLEGYGLSVSERVPLEIQPNDGNARYLRTKRDKLGHLLTHIEGE encoded by the coding sequence ATGTCTCTGACTCCCATCGAAGAAATTTCGGAAGAACTCCGTCAGGGTCGTCCGGTGCTGCTCGTCGACGAGCCGAGCGACGACGGCGTGGGCTTCGTTTGCATGCCCGCCGAAAAGGTGACCCCCGAGTCCGTCAACTTCATGCTGCGCCATGCACGGGGCGTTCTCTACCTGGCGCTGCACCCCTCGTACATGGTGCGGCTGGGTTTCCGGGCCGAGGAGCCCGCCAACCTGGTGCCGGGTCATGCCCCGGTAGGCGCTCCGGTGGGCGCCAACTCCGTTCTGGGTCTCGAGGTGTCCGCCGCCGGCAGGGCCCATACCATCCACGCATGCGTTCGCCCCGACGCGGGCTCCCGCGACTTCGTGATGCCGGGCAACGTGTTGCCGGTGCAGGCCGGCGAAGGCGGCGTGCTGGCGCGTGCTGGCGCGGCCGAGGCCTCGGTGGACCTGGCAACACTGTGCGGCCTGCAACCGGCGGCGGCGTTCTGCCAAGTGCTGAGCGAGGACGGGGCCGTCGCCGTCGGGCCTCGACTCCGTGAGTTCGCGCACGCGCATGACCTGCGCATGGTTTCCATCGTGGATCTCATCGCGCACCGCCTGCGCCGGGAAGCGACCATACGAAGGGTCTGGGAAGAAGACTTCCCGAGCATCCACGGCAGGTCCTTCAAGGCGATTCTCTACCGCACGAACCTCGATCCCTTCGAGCACATGGCCCTGGTCAAGGGGGACGTCAGCGGGTGCGACAACGTCCTCGTCCGGGTGCATTCCGAGTGCCTGACCGGCGACGTGTTCTCGTCGGAGCGCTGCGACTGCGGCGACCAGTTGCGCGCGGCCCTCCGCCTCATCGACCAGGAGGAGAGCGGTGCCATCGTGTACATGCACCAGGAAGGGCGCGGCATCGGCCTGACCAACAAGATCAAGGCGTACGCGCTGCAGGACCAGGGGCGCGACACCGCCGAAGCGAACCTGGAGCTGGGCTTCGACGTGGACCTGCGGGACTACGGGGTGGCGGCGGAGATCCTTCGCAATCTCGGCATCCAATGCATGCGCCTGTTGACCAACAACCCGCGCAAGATCGTCAGCCTGGAGGGTTATGGCTTGTCGGTGAGCGAACGCGTGCCCCTGGAAATCCAGCCCAACGACGGCAACGCGCGCTATCTGCGGACCAAGCGCGACAAGCTCGGACACCTCCTCACCCACATCGAGGGGGAATGA
- a CDS encoding riboflavin synthase, with protein MFTGLIEDVGKISRWRAEPEGGALTFESALPGREIALGDSIAVNGCCLTVVKKAARRLTVDVSPETLKRTNLSDLAEGGRVNLERPLQLNDRLGGHMVTGHVDAVGQITRVEPSGDFTSFRFSVPAAVGRLLVPKGSIAVDGISLTVNECTSRSFSVAIIPFTLAHTNLQDRGVGDRVNLEADIIGKYVQQFVKAYRTPPRAPENR; from the coding sequence ATGTTTACGGGACTCATCGAAGACGTTGGGAAAATCTCTCGCTGGCGCGCCGAGCCCGAAGGCGGCGCACTCACCTTCGAGAGCGCGCTGCCGGGGCGGGAGATCGCGCTGGGGGACAGCATCGCGGTGAACGGCTGCTGCCTGACGGTGGTCAAGAAAGCGGCCCGGCGGCTTACGGTGGACGTTTCTCCCGAAACGCTGAAGCGCACGAACCTGTCGGACCTCGCCGAGGGCGGCCGCGTCAACCTGGAACGGCCGCTGCAGCTCAACGACCGGCTCGGCGGGCACATGGTCACGGGACACGTCGATGCCGTGGGACAGATCACCCGCGTGGAGCCGAGTGGCGACTTCACCTCCTTCCGCTTCAGCGTCCCCGCGGCGGTCGGACGTCTGCTGGTGCCCAAAGGCTCCATCGCCGTGGACGGCATCAGCCTGACCGTGAACGAATGCACGTCGCGATCCTTCTCGGTGGCGATCATACCCTTCACGCTGGCGCATACGAATTTGCAGGACCGTGGTGTTGGTGATAGAGTCAACCTCGAAGCCGACATCATCGGCAAGTACGTTCAACAATTCGTGAAGGCCTATCGCACTCCGCCGCGCGCGCCGGAGAACCGGTGA
- a CDS encoding type II toxin-antitoxin system VapC family toxin: MASVYLDTSALVKLYIEEEGSARVVALTADRDAVQGVILDITLIESRSAIRRRQRQGDVPSADADRVLKQIEEDATGTFLVQPCTSAVMEEAARLLDRHPLRAYDALQLAGCLVVRNDVPGPLTFVCADTRLCEAASLEGVNTLNPLEP; the protein is encoded by the coding sequence ATGGCAAGCGTCTATCTCGATACCAGCGCGCTGGTCAAACTCTACATCGAGGAGGAGGGAAGCGCCCGAGTCGTGGCCCTGACGGCGGATCGTGATGCCGTACAGGGGGTCATCCTGGACATCACCTTGATTGAGTCAAGGTCCGCAATCCGTCGCCGCCAACGTCAGGGCGACGTCCCGAGTGCGGACGCGGACCGCGTCCTCAAACAGATCGAGGAAGACGCGACGGGGACATTTCTCGTTCAACCCTGCACGTCGGCGGTGATGGAGGAGGCGGCGCGCTTGCTCGACCGTCATCCGCTCAGGGCCTACGACGCGCTTCAGCTCGCGGGATGTTTGGTGGTCCGGAACGATGTGCCTGGTCCGCTGACATTCGTCTGCGCGGATACTCGCCTATGCGAAGCCGCCAGCCTCGAAGGGGTGAACACACTGAACCCGCTGGAACCTTGA
- a CDS encoding DEAD/DEAH box helicase codes for MSIADVTETLGSGVVAWLRFVKDEDGNGIRAGLFQTTPNGAPVSFRFTRARMGRQSVNSEVMSRLSDTLFGGMEPCPVLVLTLAAETPRDGVIPHEPSSGSSVYRVVTTAGLKENREGRPGEVLRTTRVAVDGQSEHLDDETVSHQLLNQVLCGADPTEPFERTRRGLDEAFADPHVQALTATSGLVVVVSLTSLQVAAESSESPGSPGYRVPAENDEEGNAIPRDGLTLAERLWAVLAAPTSVPRESEDHSLSWPGELMPFQKDGVRALLENERLLLADDMGLGKTVQAIAALRILQMQGEVKTCLVAAPASLLDQWRRELAKWAPDLSAIIVRGVPNDRDWQWNADVDVTLISYDTLRADFSRGPELPLRGQTWDLVVADEAQRIKNRNDTSRALKGLRRRRSWALTGTPIENHEEELASILEFVDHDDGGLVSSYYPGVRLQARHRELQVRRKKADVLADLPPKQTTKVTIDLNPRQRESYDKAEKEGIVYLKSLGTEVGVEHVLQLITRLKQICNADPKTGESSKLADIRERLLQLSAQGHKALVFSQYTSEVFGVTAAAQYLSEFGPLSFTGAMNAEEREAVVQRFKANSEHRALVLSLRAGGLGLNLQEASYVFHLDRWWNPAVERQAEDRSHRMGQPVKVNVIKYSSTGTIEQRIDEILERKQKLFDELVDDVSLDLSAQMTREELFGLFALEATVASPGRR; via the coding sequence GTGTCTATCGCCGACGTAACCGAGACCCTAGGATCGGGGGTAGTAGCGTGGCTACGGTTCGTCAAGGACGAAGACGGCAACGGTATCCGAGCCGGACTGTTCCAAACGACGCCCAACGGCGCGCCTGTCAGTTTTCGTTTTACCCGGGCCAGGATGGGACGGCAGTCGGTCAACTCGGAGGTGATGTCACGGCTGAGCGACACTTTGTTCGGTGGCATGGAGCCTTGCCCTGTGCTGGTGCTCACCTTGGCGGCGGAGACGCCACGGGACGGAGTGATCCCCCATGAACCTTCCAGTGGCTCTTCAGTCTACCGCGTCGTGACGACGGCGGGCCTCAAAGAGAATCGTGAGGGGCGCCCCGGCGAGGTGCTGCGAACCACAAGGGTAGCTGTCGATGGGCAATCCGAGCACCTCGACGATGAGACAGTCTCACATCAACTCTTGAACCAAGTTCTATGTGGTGCCGATCCGACCGAGCCGTTCGAGCGCACCCGCCGCGGCCTGGATGAAGCGTTCGCGGATCCACATGTGCAGGCCCTGACCGCAACGTCGGGCCTTGTTGTCGTAGTCAGTCTGACGTCGTTGCAGGTCGCAGCCGAATCTTCCGAATCTCCCGGATCTCCGGGATACCGGGTTCCGGCGGAGAATGACGAAGAGGGCAACGCGATCCCACGAGATGGTTTGACGCTGGCGGAACGCCTCTGGGCGGTACTGGCAGCCCCCACAAGTGTACCTCGGGAATCTGAGGACCACTCATTGAGTTGGCCCGGCGAGTTGATGCCGTTTCAGAAGGACGGCGTGCGTGCGTTGTTGGAGAATGAGCGTTTGCTTCTGGCTGACGACATGGGCTTGGGGAAGACCGTCCAGGCCATCGCCGCCTTACGGATTCTTCAGATGCAGGGCGAGGTCAAAACGTGTCTCGTGGCCGCACCAGCCAGTCTTCTGGACCAGTGGAGGCGCGAGTTGGCGAAATGGGCTCCAGATCTCTCCGCCATCATTGTCCGTGGCGTCCCCAACGATCGCGACTGGCAGTGGAACGCCGACGTGGACGTTACTTTGATCAGCTACGACACGTTACGGGCGGACTTCAGCAGGGGACCGGAGTTGCCGTTGCGCGGACAAACCTGGGATTTGGTTGTTGCCGACGAGGCCCAGCGCATCAAGAACCGGAACGATACCAGTCGTGCCCTCAAGGGTTTGCGGCGGCGGCGTTCGTGGGCGCTAACGGGTACGCCTATCGAAAATCATGAAGAGGAGTTGGCCTCGATCCTGGAGTTTGTGGACCATGATGACGGCGGCTTGGTGAGCAGCTACTATCCGGGCGTGAGATTGCAGGCGCGGCATAGGGAGTTGCAGGTTCGCCGGAAGAAGGCCGATGTCCTGGCCGATCTCCCGCCAAAGCAGACGACCAAGGTGACAATTGACTTGAACCCGAGGCAGCGTGAGAGCTACGACAAGGCGGAGAAGGAAGGAATCGTGTATCTCAAGTCCCTGGGGACCGAGGTCGGCGTCGAGCACGTCCTTCAGCTCATCACGCGTTTGAAGCAGATCTGCAACGCAGATCCCAAGACGGGTGAGTCCAGCAAGCTCGCCGACATCCGAGAACGCTTGCTACAATTGTCGGCACAAGGGCACAAGGCGTTGGTGTTTTCCCAGTACACCAGCGAAGTGTTTGGGGTGACGGCTGCCGCACAATACCTGAGCGAATTTGGGCCGCTGTCCTTTACTGGCGCCATGAACGCAGAGGAAAGGGAGGCCGTCGTCCAGCGGTTCAAGGCGAACAGCGAGCACCGGGCGTTGGTGCTGTCCCTACGAGCCGGCGGCCTGGGGCTCAATCTGCAAGAAGCGTCCTATGTATTTCACCTCGATCGGTGGTGGAACCCGGCAGTGGAGCGCCAAGCAGAGGATCGCAGCCATCGTATGGGCCAACCTGTCAAGGTAAATGTGATCAAATATTCCAGCACCGGCACCATCGAACAACGCATTGACGAGATCCTGGAAAGAAAGCAAAAGCTGTTCGATGAACTGGTGGATGATGTGTCGTTGGATTTGTCTGCCCAGATGACGCGCGAAGAACTCTTCGGCCTGTTCGCGTTGGAAGCGACGGTCGCTTCACCCGGCCGCCGGTGA